The Setaria italica strain Yugu1 chromosome IX, Setaria_italica_v2.0, whole genome shotgun sequence genome has a window encoding:
- the LOC101763924 gene encoding 40S ribosomal protein S17-2, whose translation MGRVRTKTVKKTSRQVIEKYYSRMTLDFHTNKKVLEEVSILPSKRLRNKVAGFTTHLMRRIQRGPVRGISLKLQEEERERRMDFVPEKSALEVDAIRVDKETMEMLAALGMADLPGVERQPENTNAPAYGGRQQFGGPRRDRV comes from the coding sequence ATGGGTCGCGTCCGCACCAAGACCGTGAAGAAGACCTCCAGGCAGGTGATCGAGAAGTACTACTCCCGCATGACCCTCGACTTCCACACCAACAAGAAGGTGCTGGAGGAGGTCTCCATCCTGCCCTCGAAGCGCCTCCGCAACAAGGTGGCCGGCTTCACCACCCACCTGATGCGCCGCATCCAGCGTGGCCCCGTCCGCGGCATCTCGCTCAAgctccaggaggaggagcgcgagcgcCGCATGGACTTCGTCCCGGAGAAGTCGGCGCTCGAGGTCGACGCGATCCGCGTCGACAAGGAGACCATGGAGATGCTCGCCGCCCTCGGCATGGCCGATCTCCCCGGCGTCGAGCGCCAGCCCGAGAACACCAACGCCCCCGCCTACGGCGGCCGCCAGCAGTTCGGCGGTCCCCGCCGCGACCGCGTCTAG